A genomic stretch from Mycobacterium paraterrae includes:
- a CDS encoding fructosamine kinase family protein: MTDFVKSHSEAPAGFFECEAAGLRWLSAANGGVPCVPVVAVDATSLTLRRLESVQPSRDAAIEFGGRLAAMHDAGAAGFGAGPDGWEGPGFFGPLTQPLPMSLRPHPVWGTFYADERLVPMAAMAAPQLSSSTRAAVDEVVARCRAGDFDDGDAPARLHGDLWGGNVMWTPAGVVLIDPAAHGGHRENDLAMLALFGCPHYDAIVDGYQRAHPLRPGWRHRIGLHQLFALLAHVVLFGGGHAQRAGACAQSALAL, from the coding sequence TTGACCGACTTCGTCAAGAGCCATTCCGAAGCGCCGGCTGGCTTCTTCGAGTGTGAGGCCGCCGGGCTGCGCTGGCTTTCGGCGGCCAACGGCGGTGTGCCGTGTGTGCCGGTAGTCGCGGTAGACGCCACCAGCCTGACGTTACGACGGCTGGAGTCGGTGCAACCTAGTCGGGACGCCGCCATCGAATTCGGTGGCCGGCTGGCGGCTATGCATGACGCCGGGGCAGCCGGGTTCGGCGCCGGCCCGGACGGATGGGAGGGGCCCGGCTTCTTCGGTCCGCTGACCCAGCCATTGCCGATGTCGCTACGGCCACACCCGGTTTGGGGCACGTTCTATGCCGACGAGCGACTGGTCCCGATGGCGGCGATGGCGGCGCCGCAGCTTTCCTCGTCCACCCGTGCTGCCGTCGACGAAGTGGTGGCGCGTTGTCGAGCAGGCGATTTCGACGACGGCGACGCTCCGGCTCGATTGCACGGCGACCTGTGGGGCGGCAACGTCATGTGGACACCCGCCGGCGTGGTGCTCATCGACCCAGCTGCTCATGGCGGCCACCGGGAAAACGACTTGGCGATGCTCGCCCTGTTCGGATGCCCGCACTACGACGCGATCGTCGACGGCTATCAGCGCGCGCACCCGCTGCGACCCGGCTGGCGTCACCGCATCGGACTACACCAGCTCTTCGCGCTGCTTGCTCACGTCGTGCTGTTCGGTGGCGGACACGCACAACGCGCGGGGGCGTGCGCGCAATCGGCTTTGGCGCTCTGA
- a CDS encoding acyl-CoA synthetase — MSGNVTRSNLGSVALNIADLAEHAIDAVPDRVALICGAEQLTYAQLEEKANRFAHYLQEQGVKKDDKVGLYCRNRIEIVIAMVGIVKAGAILVNINYRYVEAELRYLFENSDMVALVHERQYSERVANVLPDTPNVKTILVVEDGSDADYTTYGGVEFYSAIADSSPERDFGPRSADDIYLLYTGGTTGFPKGVMWRHEDIYRVLFGGTDFATGEFVKDEYDLAKGAAANPPMVRHPIPPMIHGATQSATWMSIFSGQTTVLAPEFNADEVWRTIHDHKVNLLFFTGDAMARPLLDALLAHQEKGNEYDLSSLFLLASTAALFSPSIKEKFLELLPNRVITDSIGSSETGFGGTSIVAKDAPHSGGPRVTIDHRTVVLDDDGNEVKPGSGVRGFIAKKGNIPVGYYKDEKKTAETFKTINGVRYAIPGDFATVEEDGTVTMLGRGSVSINSGGEKIYPEEVEAALKGHPDVFDALVVGVPDPRYGQHVAAVVQPRPGARPALSDLDSFVRAEIAGYKVPRSLWLVDEVKRSPAGKPDYRWAKEQTELRPADDVHAAHVTA, encoded by the coding sequence TTGTCAGGAAATGTAACACGTTCTAATTTAGGGTCCGTGGCCCTAAATATTGCCGACTTGGCGGAGCACGCCATCGATGCCGTCCCTGACCGCGTAGCGCTGATCTGCGGTGCGGAGCAACTGACCTACGCCCAACTCGAAGAGAAGGCCAACCGCTTCGCGCACTACCTGCAGGAGCAGGGTGTGAAGAAGGACGACAAGGTCGGGCTGTATTGCCGCAACCGCATCGAGATCGTCATCGCGATGGTCGGCATCGTCAAGGCGGGCGCCATCCTGGTCAACATCAACTATCGCTACGTCGAGGCCGAACTGCGATACCTGTTCGAGAACTCCGACATGGTCGCGTTGGTACACGAGCGGCAGTACTCCGAGCGCGTCGCCAACGTGCTGCCCGACACCCCGAACGTGAAGACGATTCTGGTGGTCGAGGACGGCAGCGATGCGGACTACACAACCTACGGCGGCGTCGAGTTCTACTCCGCGATCGCCGACAGCTCGCCCGAGCGTGACTTCGGGCCGCGCAGCGCCGACGACATCTACCTGCTGTACACCGGTGGCACAACCGGCTTTCCGAAGGGCGTGATGTGGCGCCACGAAGATATCTACCGGGTGCTGTTCGGTGGAACCGACTTTGCCACAGGTGAATTCGTCAAAGACGAGTACGACCTGGCCAAGGGTGCGGCAGCCAACCCGCCGATGGTTCGCCACCCGATTCCGCCGATGATCCACGGGGCTACCCAGTCGGCTACCTGGATGTCGATTTTCTCGGGTCAAACCACCGTTCTCGCACCGGAATTCAACGCCGACGAGGTGTGGCGCACGATCCACGACCACAAGGTGAACCTGCTGTTCTTCACCGGTGACGCAATGGCTCGGCCGCTGCTGGACGCGCTGCTGGCTCATCAGGAGAAAGGGAACGAATACGACCTATCGTCGCTGTTCCTGCTCGCATCGACGGCGGCGCTGTTCTCGCCGAGTATCAAGGAGAAGTTCCTCGAGTTGCTGCCCAACCGGGTCATCACCGACTCGATTGGCTCCTCGGAGACTGGTTTTGGCGGTACCAGCATTGTCGCCAAAGACGCCCCGCACAGCGGCGGCCCGCGCGTGACGATCGACCACCGGACCGTCGTCCTCGATGACGACGGCAACGAGGTCAAGCCGGGCTCCGGCGTCCGTGGCTTCATCGCCAAGAAGGGCAACATTCCCGTCGGCTACTACAAGGACGAGAAAAAGACCGCCGAGACGTTCAAGACCATCAACGGCGTGCGCTACGCGATCCCGGGCGACTTCGCCACCGTCGAAGAAGACGGCACGGTCACGATGCTCGGTCGCGGCTCGGTCTCGATCAACAGCGGCGGGGAGAAGATCTACCCCGAGGAGGTCGAGGCCGCACTCAAGGGGCACCCCGACGTCTTCGATGCGCTGGTCGTCGGTGTGCCCGACCCGCGCTACGGTCAACATGTCGCCGCGGTCGTGCAGCCACGGCCGGGCGCGCGGCCCGCGCTCTCGGATTTGGACTCCTTCGTTCGGGCCGAAATCGCGGGATACAAAGTGCCGCGCAGCCTTTGGCTTGTCGACGAGGTCAAGCGGTCGCCGGCCGGCAAGCCGGACTACCGGTGGGCCAAGGAGCAGACAGAGTTGCGTCCGGCCGACGACGTGCACGCCGCCCACGTGACGGCTTGA